One Urocitellus parryii isolate mUroPar1 chromosome 9, mUroPar1.hap1, whole genome shotgun sequence DNA segment encodes these proteins:
- the Stx6 gene encoding syntaxin-6 isoform X2: MKDQMSTSSVQALAERKNRQALLGDSGSQTWSTGTTDQYGRLDRELHLANSHFIEEQQAQQQLIVEQQDEQLELVSGSIGVLKNMSQRIGGELEEQAVMLDDFSHELESTQSRLDNVMKKLAKVSHMTSDRRQWCAIAVLFAILLVVLVLFLVL, translated from the exons ATGAAGGATCAAATGTCAACTTCATCTGTGCAGGCGTTAGCTGAAAGGAAAAATAGGCAG GCACTGCTAGGAGACAGTGGCAGCCAGACCTGGAGCACAGGAACGACAGATCAGTACGGGCGCCTGGATCGAGAGCTGCACTTAGCCAATTCCCATTTCATCGAGGAGCAGCAGGCGCAGCAGCAG TTGATTGTGGAACAGCAGGATGAGcagttggagctggtctctggcAGCATCGGGGTGCTGAAGAACATGTCCCAGCGCATTGGAGGGGAGCTGGAGGAACAGGCAGT CATGTTGGATGATTTCTCTCACGAGTTGGAGAGCACTCAGTCTCGGCTAGACAATGTGATGAAGAAACTTGCAAAAGTGTCTCACATGACCAGTG ATCGGCGCCAGTGGTGTGCCATCGCTGTCCTCTTCGCCATCCTGCTGGTCGTGCTGGTCCTCTTCTTGGTGCTGTGA